In Camelina sativa cultivar DH55 chromosome 13, Cs, whole genome shotgun sequence, the genomic window gttAATTGATATCAATAGAAGTGGCCAAAAATGatagatttcaaaaatttgtattgtgactaAAGACTGAGAGTCACAATAGAGTAACAATTTGCGACTAACTTGTTACTAACTTTGCGACTCTTGCTATTTGCGACTATCTTGATACTAACTTTGCGACTACTGTGCAACTatttttgcgactgtttagcgtcTAACACCAAGGTTTAGGCGCGTAGTATTCCCTCCATATTTTTAGTATGTGTCTCTTTTGCGACCAATTTGCGACTCTTCTTCGTTAATTTTCAAGGCTAAGAATCcatttagggtttctttatctctttctaATTTTCGACGAAGTGACGAAAACCTCTcaattctctcttcctctctgttcgaatctctcttcttctcatctcgAATCTCTCATCTTGTCCTCTCAAATTTGCTCAAAtctatcctcttcttctctaaaaTGGCTGGTGCTAGAAAGCCTAAAGGTCGCGGAGGCAGATCCTTAGGAGGTGTTAGGGTTTACAATGGTTTGACTACAGGGGAACCCAGTTCTGCCGCAGCTAATCGGCCCTCCAATGGTTTGACTACAGAGGAACCCAGTTCTGCCGTAGGTAATCGGACCTCCAATGCTTCGACTTCACGCGGAGGTCGAACGTCGTCTCACTCCTCTCAGTCCATGActaattaaaatagaattaaGCCGTCTCAGTTTCTGCCGAGGACACAACCATCGCCTCTTGCTTCTCAATCACCGCCTCCTGCTTCTCAACCACCACGGGTTGGTTCTCAACCACTGCGGGTTGGTTCTCAACTACCGCGGGTTGCTTCTCAACCACCGCGAGTTTCTTCTCAACCACCGCGGGTTGCTTCTCAACCACCGCGGGTTGCTTCTCAACCACCGCGGGTTGCTTCTCAACCACCGCGGGTTGCTTCTCAACCACCGCGGGTTGCTTCTCGACCACCGTGAGTTGCTTCTCAACCACCGCGGGTTGTTCCTCCACTCATACCAGAACAACCAGACCTAAATATGGAAGAGGATTGCGACGAAGAAAACCCCAATCCTgccgaagaagaaaaccctaatcctaatcCAGCCCAAGACTACCAAGAGATGTTAGATGTTTTGCTAGCTCTTCCAGGCCAACAACATCTACCACTTCTGTCTGTCGATCCCATCCACGGCGTTGAGTCTCTATGGTAATATCTCTTTGTGCTTAGTGTTAGGTTAAGATTGTCTTGTTTTAGGttgatatatattgttttgttgtagGTTGAGAatgattgttttgttgtagGTTAAGATTGTTTTGTTGTAGGTTGAGATAGATTGTTTTGTTGTAGGTAAAGATTGTTTTATTGATTATGTTACATTCGCTTAGTGGTAGGTTGAGATTGGTTGTTTTTGTTGAGACTAataacttgtttttgtttgattaagtttAGTGTAGGACTGCTCTGTTTGATTAAGTTTAGTGGAGGACTGATTTGTTTGATTAAgttttctttactttgtttTCTTAGTTGTCTTTAAGTTACATCCGCTTAGtgttacaatgtttttatagagactaatactctgtttttgttttctgacaGGTTTAACATGCACAAAGGAAAAATTTCTCGGGTGATTGCTGGAATATTTAGAAGGAAATTCGATGGTCCTTACTACAGTTGGAAGGTTACTCCTACACACATTCAAGAGAGATATTTCAGGACATTTGCGGTAATGTCTTATAGCTTTCAAAGTTCTATTATTTCTCATAACTGACTTAGTTTCATTATTAACTTAACTCATTTGTAATCTATAGCGGAAGTTCTATTGGGATACTGGGATAGCTGAGCTTGTTAAAGAGGGGTTCTTAAAGATAGCCAAGAAACGAATGAAAGGCATTGTTAGTCAAGCTAAAAACCGTGGTAAACAACCTATTTGGATTCGTGAAGAACTGTGGGCTGAGATGTGTGCTCATTGGAAAGAACCTGAGGTAATGGAGAGGAGTTCAAATGCTTCACAGTGCAGAAAATCCGATCGTGGTGGTCTTGGAGTCCACAAACACCTTGCCGGTCAGAAATCATATGTGcaaattcatcaagaaatggtaaTTTAACATTGCTTCCATGATTTTAACACCTTGCTTCCATGGTTTTAACATTTTACTATTTCTTTGTAGGAGGAAGAATTGGGCCGTCCGGTATCATTTGGCAAAGTGTTCATGAAGACACATACTCGAGCTGACGGATCGTTTGTTgatcaaaaagctaaacaaGTAGATGAGAAAACATTGGAGGAGAAACTGTGTGAAGTGGACGATGATGGTCCAGAAAATTCAGGGAATTCTTTTGAACGTTCAAGTCATCGTACTCTCAGCATTGAGGAAAAGAATGAAATCTTTCTTAAGGTACTCTCAGCATTGCTTTCTTATAATCCACATTTTGGTTTTCATAATCCGCATGGTTTCTTTATTTGCTGaacattttgatttattaatactTGTTTGTAGCCTTGACTAACgaaatgcttttgtttttctttgttttagtgtactcaaacaGATGAGAAGGGAAACCTTTTTGGTCTTGGATCTCTTGTTGAGACACTTAGGAAAGGGAAAAGGAAGGAAAGCTATGCAGAATCTTCTCCATCAACACCAACACTTCTCGAGCTTTAAGAACAACTTCGCAACAAGATAGCTCATAGATGCTGAGAATGCCCGACGTGATAAGGAGCATCAAGAATCTCAAATGAAGACCGACGAGCTTCTCACCTACatgaaagagaaagatccaAGATTTGAGACTTTTATTGCTTCCTTGCGACCAAGAGTACCAGCAACAACACCAGCAACCGCACCTGAAGACTCCAACCCTGAAGACATCATACCGCCAGCCACCGTGTCAGGTACTCACCAGCCACCGCGATAGACACAACACCGGCCACCACATCCCCTTTCTCCACTTACTCAAGTTGTAAACATTgtcttttctataaaaaaacatgaattgccTCTTTGGTTTTAttacttgtttttctttaggatgatctttttggATAATGAATGATTATGATACAATCATTATGctaatctttttgtttgatgaatgattatgatatttttcttaatgatttggttttcaattttaatttatttgattctttCCAAATTTTACagataaaacaggtttattaTATGTTCAAAAATCACCAAATTGCgaccaaatttatttttgtaaaactatCAGAttagtggcaaaatggttataaatatatgatgacTACTTTGCGACGACAGCTAAGGAGTCTTAAAATGGGCACACAATTTAATCACTAATTTGCAACTGACTTGTAACTATGTTTACGACCGAAGGTTCCTAATATAAAAAGTCTGTAAAGAGTCGTTTATTGGTGACTATATAACGGCGTCATAACTCACTTGCAATTTTGCGACCATTTTTTAGCGACCATCTCAAATAGTCGTTTATTAGTCGCAAAGTAGGTGTTTGCGAttatttagcgactaatatTGGAGTTGCTAAACGCATGTTTTCTTATAGTGAAACACATGTTCTCTTTCTAAATTCCAGCTTCAAACTGATGATGCCAAGTGTGATCAGagagcagttaattagaaagaTATAACCAAACACAAGGTTGAGGGGTTGTGActtaagttttcttcttcttcggttcaTATTGCATTTAACTTTAccttctttcaaaaaaaaaaaaaaatcatctttatttttgcCTAGTGTATTCACTCAAAtgcagacaaaaaaaacttagtttttatttacttttggaACCAAGAAATTAACACATTGgccttttgttattattatcatccattcttgttattttttagttatttttagtTCATTAACTAAATGGAACCAAAATTCATCAATTCGAGTTTGCACCGAAATTTGTTACAACTCgaaccatttttattttatgcattgaattattcaaagaaaacttcgaattaaaactaaattttgtgCAATCTATTTGAGTTtatctaaaataatattaattaagtatataaattataaaaaatagaacattaattaattatttttgctcgtttttttgtaatttttattctaaaatgaactgaaccagaaaaaaaaagagaaattaccgTAATGTTACATAAAAGTCGGGTAATTACTATAATGATACATTCATATactaaaacaacaaacacataacAGTTTGCAAATTACTTATTAACCTTGTTTTTACAAACGATGccatttctaattaaatttgttgaaaaaacaaagcttaaTCATCAGTTTCTTCGGATCTCAACTTTCAGAGAGAAAGATATTTTGGCCGTCCGGCATGGGTTGCCGGCTTATGTCCGGTGTATCCGGCTTTGTTCACGGTCTCCTCCACAGATCGATcgacgaaggagaagaaagacgatcatcaccaccaccacagcAAGCATCGGAAGAAGATCAAGATGTCGTCGAGGGATCAAGTTAAGCCGTCGCACATTCTGATTAAGCATCAGGGATCTCGTAGGAAGGCGTCGTGGAAGGATCCGGAAGGTAAGATTATTATGACTATTACTTACTAGAGAAGCCGCCGTAGGGAAGTGGCAAATCGATCCGTGAAGATATTGTCTCCGGCAAGGCTAACTTCAAAGAAGTGGCGTCTCGTGTTTCTGACTGTGGCTCCGCTAAACGCGGCGGCGATCTCGGTTCGTTTATTATCCCTAGTCTATAGATGAAGGAGTTTAGGTTTAGCACTTAAGAGTAAGATGATCCTGTGGCTATTTAGAGTTTGGGAGATACGATTGATCTGGGTAGTCTTGTAGGACGAAGCTAGACTGAGTTCAAATTGAGATAGTGATAGGAGAAGGGAGTTTGAGCATATATTAGTCTGCTTGGAATACATTGCCAATGTTTAGAATCTGAAATCTCCTCATTGGTGCTCAGAAGTCTTACTAACCTTTAGCTTCTGTTGTCACTCTATTTCTCTGCTTCCgtttaaaacaaacacacaaacccaAAAGAGCCAATAAGCTGTTTAGACTGTTCTTTACATCGTCCGTGCACAGAGCTGAATAAAATCGTTGTAGAACTCAACCTTTTGACTTggtataaaaatatcatcatatCTTAGCTGTGATGGATTAAACATTCAGTTGTGCAGATAACTGCAGAGGATGAATCTGGCATACATGTCTGGGATCTCCGGAAGGCCAAGGTTCCTCTCCAAGTGATTCCTGGTCATGCAAACTGGTATGTTTGCTTCCGTTTCCTTtttgcaaacttttttttttaagtaatcaAAATCCTTGAATTTGTGCCTTTGTATTTTTCTGTCAAATTTTGAAGGACATGGGCTGTCAAGTGTAATCCTGAGTATGATGGACTGATTTTGGTACTCTGCCCTcttttctcctttgttttatttaacACAATCAAATCGTTCTACTTAGTAGTTATGTATGCCACACCTTGTCTTTTAGCTAAAATGTGCCGTTTTATATTTGGTATATGCTTTGTTTTCGTTTAGAAAACACAGAGCGCTGGAACAGATTCGGCTGTCAACCTGTGGTATGCTTCAGCATCATCCAGTGATGACAAACCCTCACAAAGGTTGTGTCAAGTTTCCTGATCTCCTAGCACCaataatttccattttttttcccCAACATTGTTTTGATTCTATAGTTACCATCTTTCTCAGCCCTGTGGAATCCATACGTCAGCGTTTAAGCTTCTGAGAGGAAACTCACGAGGATGATTCAAAGCTGCCTTCAAGGTGGATAATTGTAGATGGTGACACAACTTCAAGCTTCTGAGAAGACTGATTATTAAAACTTGGAGAAGTCGAGActacagaaaagaaaaagtagcaAGCGAAAGGAAAAGGAGATCTGACTAAGTGTAGCAACTACAGTGATAGTAATTTAAGTTTTGGGATCCGAGACTTGTGTTATGTATAAACTGCTAGTTGGTTTATGAAATGATGTATTTCTTTAAGAATGTCTATTAGCTAtaaattgaattaatattttacaaattaagCAGGTTCCACCAAATGTAAATAGGCTTATACAATTTGCATAACATAAGAGTCATCTATATTAGCATTCTTTGCAGAAGATAAAAGAGTTGTGACAGAGACAGAGGCACtgagatttgtttggttgtaattaaTAGAATCTTAGGGTGAATGTGAGGTTTTATTTACAACTAGATCATTTAGGTACAACTAAGAAAATTTCAGTATAACTTGAACTACTTGGTGCAACTATACTAGAGctattaaaataaagtttaaatatggaTCATGTGAAAACgaataaaaaatagagttttgGCGGCGGgatattcatttaaaatcatcACATATGTGGTAAAATGAACCAAAGACAACatgatattagtaaaaaattatttggtatacacataattatacatagttGTCCAGTTGTACTCTCATATTCATAGTtgaacttttgcatttttttcgtatttccagttggactataatataaattattagcAGTTGGCCACAAGATTTATCactattaattagtatatacaaggttttcataacacaatgttcataaaaacttgggtttcacctcttttgtttcatttgaggtgatcacttactaagtcttccttatacaataaagagtgttttatgtgaaaacgatagtatatattagaaagtgagaaattcttgtattgttgattaaacatggttctttaatagttcaatatgtaaagaaaatcttataaaccttaattatcattttcatattttaaatagaaatgcaaatctaaatatatatttagttgtacctagttgaactGAGTAATACAATTCGGCAAATActatttatgttatctaaatattaccctatatagttaaaatgtaattttgtgtggttattattcattacctctcgaaaatataataaataaataaacaattacgaattacataggttgttctagtaacatctcttacttgttctagtaacatctcttacttgttccatttccggtgaacaacaacgacaatattagctagggttgcagaagaagatatgttgaagatgagtacaaaattacaataatatatttcattaaaacggatttaCGGACGTATACTAAGTAAAAGAAtgttatgtacgtacactaatctcaagaacgttatgtacgtacaccaAACTGCAACatacattaaacaaaagaacgttatgtacgtacaccCAAACTGCAACATGCATAGCTTATATTTTTCACACCTCTATAACTATGTTCAACGGTGGGTTTGACACTTCTATAACTATGCTCAACGGTGGGTTTATTTGTAATTATGAGAATATGGTGAGAGAATGTGATATGCACCTTTTagttatacatatctttatgtGTGATTGTTTCACTTATCTCCTAATTAGTCTCAAACAAGATTGAATGACATAGTTCGCTTTATGATGATTACAATCACGTTTCTCACATAAGTACTTGTCTTGAATGTTACATTAAAATAACTTGTGCACgtacatgttttgaatgttttgtttgtaaacaatttgtgtgttcatatgtacgtacacgtttataACTTGTGTACATATGCGTTCATATGTcgtacacgttcgattttaggtttaatgaacccaaaattaccagaatatcctcgtcttccacctctaacatacgactgaaaaccctaatttcccctgcctcactttattttttcacgacttatgtctatttttttggtttcacttgtggggtttttactcaactattatagattttcatctcaacatctgatttctaacttaaaaacctataaaaagtgagttatattgTTTGTCTGATTTCTTGGTCGATTATACTCAAATCATGTTGAGGAAGAACAAAGACATAAGCTTCAAACTAACATGTAAATAATGCAAACAAATCTAACATATGTTTTCCAAtagtcaccaaaaaaaaaaaaaaactaagtctATCATGTCTAGTATACCATATACTGACTCTAACAAAATATGAGGTTATTCTAGTCAGATTTAAATCTATCGCAATAACCAACAATATCTCtaccatattttataagtctaccgttacatttttataaatctcTCAGATAAATCTAATAACTATATAAGTATACCAAAACAATCTATTAACAGCTTAAGTCTGTCAATTATATCTATTGCAACGGTTAGTAAGTCTATCAAAACTATCTTCGCTACCAAAAAAATCTATCTAAAAACTCGCTCAATTAATAAGTTTatcatcaaacacaattaatctACCAAGTTAATCTACCGAAAACATAAATCTACCTAATTAATCTACTTTTCACATAAGTGTACCATCAATACAACTAAATCTTCCATTTTCATCTACCGTACACCTTCCGTCTACCAACTTAATATACCAACTTTCTCTACCATTTTTATGTATCTGATTTGTATACCATCAAACCAACTATAGACTTTCTCCCACtttccaatgtttttttaatgGCATTTTCTGTAATTGCATTTTTTCCTAACACAAGTTTTAGGGATAAAAATGGTACATaagttattataataattatcaaCCTTTTTATACTACTTTAGTAATAAGGAAAcaatttagtaatattatagtaactctccaaaaaaaaaaatgtatctttCATAACTTTCTAGTTCTTGTGTTTCgatcttttccttttcttttacaattCGCATAATTAGATCTTATACGCTTTATGCaaatttaagtttaaatttGAAGAATGTAtcttttgatctttgttttttttttatttattctgaattatagtatatttaacttttaactgtTATTTTGTCTCATTGTCaaaaaatgtaagattaatatCAGCCGGAACAGGAAAATTAATTCCAACTTttgaaaaa contains:
- the LOC104737053 gene encoding WD repeat-containing protein DWA2-like isoform X2 — its product is MSSRDQVKPSHILIKHQGSRRKASWKDPEVVQITAEDESGIHVWDLRKAKVPLQVIPGHANWTWAVKCNPEYDGLILSAGTDSAVNLWYASASSSDDKPSQSPVESIRQRLSF
- the LOC104737053 gene encoding WD repeat-containing protein DWA2-like isoform X1; this encodes MSSRDQVKPSHILIKHQGSRRKASWKDPEVVQITAEDESGIHVWDLRKAKVPLQVIPGHANWTWAVKCNPEYDGLILKTQSAGTDSAVNLWYASASSSDDKPSQSPVESIRQRLSF